One part of the Arachidicoccus terrestris genome encodes these proteins:
- a CDS encoding DUF1735 domain-containing protein: MKKITIFSVFVLLLSLGLTSCLKDESLTLDTNKSNNVTEFANTGTPAALPSGGAAVRFAIDLGSLKSGDTASFNVNVDYAGHDMAPQDIKVTIDIDESLLATYNEAHAADEANYEMPVSGLIQSTFPLTLTIPKGKQYAQSVIKVKLPANYDFNASYALPLKISSTSVGEVSGNFGEALYSLNVRNIFDGRFTVTGTFVDLTNASFHDVYPKTIDLVTTGAFTNAYWDKDLNGGTFGYRFDADGSGSYFGNFDPVFKFDNEGTVVSVSNYYGDANSNSSHRDAQLDPDGVNKLTFDENGVPKELNVSYFMLQSGAIRLKITEKFVYQEPRP; the protein is encoded by the coding sequence ATGAAAAAAATAACGATATTCAGTGTATTTGTTCTTCTTTTATCTTTGGGACTAACCTCATGTTTAAAAGATGAATCTTTAACACTCGACACCAACAAATCAAACAATGTTACTGAATTTGCCAACACGGGTACTCCGGCGGCTCTCCCGTCAGGTGGGGCTGCTGTAAGGTTTGCGATTGACCTGGGTTCATTAAAGTCCGGAGATACTGCTTCATTTAATGTGAATGTGGATTATGCCGGACATGACATGGCACCTCAGGACATCAAGGTAACAATCGATATCGACGAGTCTTTATTAGCAACGTATAATGAGGCTCATGCGGCAGATGAAGCGAATTATGAAATGCCGGTATCCGGATTGATACAATCAACATTTCCATTGACCCTTACAATACCCAAAGGAAAACAATATGCCCAATCGGTGATTAAAGTAAAGCTGCCGGCCAATTATGACTTTAATGCCAGCTATGCACTTCCCCTCAAGATTTCCAGTACTTCTGTCGGCGAGGTTAGTGGCAATTTTGGCGAAGCGTTATATTCTTTGAATGTACGTAATATTTTCGATGGCAGATTCACGGTGACGGGTACTTTTGTTGACCTTACAAATGCATCTTTCCATGATGTATATCCTAAAACCATCGATCTGGTGACCACAGGGGCATTTACAAATGCTTATTGGGATAAGGATTTGAATGGAGGAACATTCGGCTACAGATTTGATGCCGATGGTTCAGGATCATATTTTGGTAATTTTGACCCGGTATTCAAGTTCGATAACGAGGGTACTGTTGTCAGCGTTTCAAATTACTATGGAGATGCTAATTCAAATTCCAGTCATCGTGATGCCCAACTGGACCCAGATGGCGTGAATAAACTTACCTTCGATGAGAACGGCGTTCCTAAAGAGTTGAACGTAAGCTACTTTATGTTACAATCAGGCGCAATTCGTTTAAAAATAACGGAGAAGTTCGTTTATCAGGAGCCCAGACCATAG
- a CDS encoding SusD/RagB family nutrient-binding outer membrane lipoprotein has translation MKRILYITILSCALMFGMTSCQKYLNINDNPNSATNSTPELMLSQALTSTGAVVNTYNTMGAQLVGYMANAGGYGGFGPAVTYSFGNGNFQGCWNDAYNNLTDYQWIITHTNGDLSYAYYNGAAKIMKALVFQLLVDTYNNVPYTDAFKEKENLTPKYDDAKVVYDSIYALLDGAIASINEGQHDLETNGSSNVQEFGDNDVLFGGDMDDWKKLANTLKLRIALRSKGTLTFNNNYDAVGFLDKDAMVNPGYQQADGKQNPLYNSWGYTYTGSTANRAWMTCTFVSAFYDGNKLDDYRGYAIFNNFGGSSYGINQLGYESNSVPSAPSAGSWITPYQDKNNNIGVLKGPGASMPILTLAEADFMQAEAALVGGLGVSGDVKTYFDAGVLDSYKYIYRLSDGNYDLTNWNPETDYQAYLDMNPDSYLVHIDLAENNAQKLEAIITQKYIALNMVNSDQSWNDFRRTGYPKIVNGSSNGVLTFASLQSTSSRTDKLPSRILYPTSELSYNNENVPKDINQFTSRIFWDPE, from the coding sequence ATGAAAAGAATACTATATATAACAATATTGAGCTGTGCGTTGATGTTCGGTATGACGTCCTGCCAGAAGTATCTCAATATTAATGACAATCCAAATTCAGCGACCAACTCAACTCCTGAGCTAATGTTATCACAGGCATTGACGTCTACAGGAGCTGTGGTAAACACCTACAATACCATGGGTGCGCAGCTGGTGGGGTACATGGCTAATGCTGGCGGGTATGGTGGTTTTGGGCCAGCCGTCACCTACAGTTTCGGAAATGGAAATTTTCAGGGGTGTTGGAATGATGCCTATAATAATTTGACGGATTACCAATGGATTATTACTCATACCAATGGCGATTTAAGTTATGCCTATTATAATGGAGCCGCTAAGATTATGAAGGCGTTGGTTTTCCAGTTATTAGTAGATACCTATAATAACGTACCCTATACTGATGCCTTTAAAGAGAAAGAGAATTTAACGCCCAAATATGACGATGCAAAGGTGGTATATGACAGCATCTATGCGCTGTTAGACGGGGCCATCGCTTCTATTAATGAGGGTCAGCACGACTTAGAAACCAATGGTTCCAGTAATGTGCAGGAATTTGGGGACAATGATGTTCTTTTTGGTGGTGATATGGACGATTGGAAAAAGCTGGCAAATACGCTTAAATTGAGGATTGCATTACGCTCAAAAGGAACCCTGACCTTTAATAATAATTATGATGCTGTCGGATTTTTAGATAAGGATGCTATGGTAAATCCGGGGTATCAGCAAGCTGACGGTAAGCAAAATCCATTGTACAACAGTTGGGGTTATACCTATACAGGATCCACCGCAAATAGGGCATGGATGACTTGCACGTTTGTTTCTGCATTCTATGATGGAAATAAATTAGATGACTACAGAGGGTATGCTATCTTTAATAATTTCGGAGGCTCATCCTATGGAATAAATCAGTTAGGCTATGAGAGCAATAGTGTGCCTTCTGCACCATCAGCAGGCAGTTGGATTACGCCTTATCAAGACAAGAATAATAATATCGGCGTATTAAAAGGCCCGGGCGCCAGTATGCCAATCCTGACGCTCGCTGAAGCTGATTTTATGCAGGCTGAAGCGGCGCTTGTTGGTGGTCTCGGAGTGAGCGGCGACGTTAAGACATATTTTGACGCTGGCGTATTAGATTCCTATAAGTATATTTATAGGTTAAGTGATGGAAACTATGATTTGACCAATTGGAATCCTGAAACGGACTATCAGGCCTACTTAGATATGAATCCAGACAGTTATCTTGTTCATATTGATCTTGCTGAGAACAATGCTCAAAAACTGGAAGCAATTATTACACAAAAGTATATTGCTCTTAATATGGTCAACTCTGATCAATCTTGGAATGATTTTAGAAGAACCGGATATCCGAAAATTGTAAATGGCTCTTCAAACGGTGTTTTAACTTTTGCCTCTTTACAATCGACCAGTTCCCGGACGGATAAACTGCCTTCAAGAATTCTTTATCCCACCAGTGAACTCTCATACAATAATGAGAATGTACCAAAGGATATCAATCAATTTACGTCAAGGATATTTTGGGATCCAGAATAA
- a CDS encoding SusC/RagA family TonB-linked outer membrane protein — protein MRQKLLLIFCFGLFVFANKVFAQNKANVEGTVRNERGEAIPSASIKLQGTNQGTLTNDDGHFTIKAEIGQTLIVSSIGYDDLSIVIDKRDLDIELKSSNNNLTDVVVTAGGITRKKIELGAAQTIVAGEQITQAKSVNIAGGLQDKVAGLQIQGTTGGVNPNYRIILRGNRSLTGNNEALIVLDNVIVPNEVLGNLNPEDVASINVLQGAGAAAIYGSKASNGAIIVTTKKGRAGSTAVKLSQTATIESVAYFPKMQTKYGQGGSAYGYDANGFPTFSSIENQSYGPPFDGSTVPLGDPLEDGSQETMTYSGNDTRRDFWDKGMTNQTDFSLTSGDDVSTFYMSGQYATVKGTTPKDKFNRASLRINGTRKLFDDKVKATYSLGFTQNNYDITTRTADIYNNMLNMPSDINITRYKNWQTDPFANPNGYYNPWYLNPYWELDNYRQHSRNSYLVGNVQVTYNPFSWLELTARQGITHRNYSDKTWNGSFTYTQYAKDVSGNSKSDIAAAVSDGEFYSTNLLSDLFFQAHFKANDFSFNFLGGGQWNQDEYKGVNVSASPLVVPELYNVGNLVGIPGASESNYKARTMGFYGDFRIGYRNYLFLHMTGRNDWTSILPVNTRNFFYPSADISFIATSAIDFLKESPVIHFLKIRGGISKVGEVNLPGTYGAYQLQRTYSQQAGFPYGSLPGFGLDNRIVSDDLKPEMTNQYEFGFDMNLFERDLVTAAFTYYHSTTSDQTVSTGISSASGGSSYLTNVGETMSQGIETELKVTPIRNDDWDVTFGVNYTYLDNKVVSINGDLINQIALSSYGDGSGSYAKAGYAFPVIMGLDYYRDPEGHVIVDRESGLPTKDPNLKVLGNAVAKNRLGLDFNVSYKGITLAGLFEYRGGYDMYFGGGNTYDWAGTGIQTTIFNRGRFVFPNSVYEDPDNPGTYIKNTNITITDGNGNSGYWTDDLNRAVSSNYVSSGAFWKLRELSLSYDLPRSLLKKTKAIKKLTISLQGRNLFIWLPKTNLYTDPEYSEVASTSNGVGITGISSAPPSRYYGGTISITF, from the coding sequence ATGAGACAAAAACTTTTATTAATTTTCTGTTTCGGGCTGTTCGTATTCGCGAACAAAGTATTTGCGCAAAATAAGGCAAATGTTGAAGGCACCGTACGGAACGAAAGAGGGGAAGCCATTCCATCGGCTTCGATCAAACTACAAGGAACCAATCAAGGAACCCTAACAAATGATGATGGGCATTTCACCATTAAAGCCGAAATCGGTCAAACATTGATCGTTTCTTCCATTGGCTATGATGACCTTTCTATTGTTATTGACAAAAGAGATTTGGACATTGAACTAAAATCGTCTAACAACAATCTAACAGATGTAGTCGTTACCGCAGGGGGTATTACAAGAAAGAAGATCGAATTAGGTGCGGCACAAACAATTGTTGCGGGCGAACAAATCACTCAGGCTAAAAGTGTAAATATTGCCGGAGGGCTGCAAGACAAGGTAGCAGGTTTACAGATCCAGGGAACAACAGGAGGCGTTAACCCGAACTATCGTATTATTTTAAGGGGTAACAGATCGCTTACCGGAAATAATGAAGCGTTGATCGTGTTGGATAATGTTATTGTGCCCAATGAGGTATTAGGTAATTTGAATCCGGAAGACGTTGCGTCAATTAACGTATTGCAAGGTGCTGGCGCGGCTGCGATCTATGGTTCTAAGGCGTCCAATGGAGCGATAATCGTAACCACTAAAAAAGGACGTGCTGGGAGTACTGCAGTAAAACTTTCTCAGACGGCAACCATTGAAAGTGTTGCTTATTTTCCGAAAATGCAGACAAAGTATGGTCAGGGAGGTAGTGCCTATGGCTATGATGCAAATGGGTTTCCTACTTTTTCCAGCATTGAGAATCAAAGCTATGGCCCTCCATTTGACGGGTCTACTGTACCTTTAGGAGATCCTCTGGAAGACGGCTCTCAAGAAACGATGACATATTCCGGAAATGATACAAGAAGAGATTTCTGGGATAAGGGCATGACCAATCAGACTGATTTCTCACTGACGAGTGGCGATGATGTTTCTACATTCTACATGTCAGGTCAATATGCTACTGTAAAAGGAACGACTCCTAAAGATAAATTCAATCGTGCCTCCCTTCGCATAAATGGAACGCGTAAGCTATTTGATGATAAAGTGAAAGCAACTTATTCACTGGGATTCACACAGAATAACTATGATATCACGACCAGAACAGCGGACATATATAACAACATGTTGAACATGCCGTCAGATATCAATATTACAAGATACAAGAATTGGCAGACAGACCCATTCGCAAATCCTAATGGCTACTATAATCCATGGTATCTGAACCCGTATTGGGAATTGGACAATTATCGCCAACACTCCCGTAACTCATATTTGGTCGGGAATGTGCAGGTGACTTACAACCCATTCTCCTGGTTAGAATTAACGGCTAGGCAGGGGATTACACACAGGAATTATTCCGATAAGACCTGGAATGGCTCATTTACCTATACTCAATATGCAAAAGACGTAAGTGGTAACTCAAAGTCCGACATCGCTGCGGCTGTATCTGATGGAGAGTTCTATAGCACGAACTTACTGAGTGACCTGTTTTTTCAAGCCCATTTCAAAGCAAATGATTTTAGCTTTAATTTCCTAGGAGGTGGGCAATGGAATCAGGATGAATATAAAGGCGTTAATGTTTCAGCGTCACCACTGGTTGTGCCAGAATTATATAACGTTGGAAACCTTGTCGGTATCCCCGGCGCAAGTGAAAGTAATTATAAAGCCCGTACCATGGGCTTCTATGGAGATTTCCGTATTGGGTACAGAAACTACCTTTTCTTACATATGACCGGAAGAAATGACTGGACCTCTATTTTACCCGTAAATACAAGAAACTTCTTCTACCCTTCTGCGGATATATCTTTTATAGCAACTTCGGCGATAGATTTCTTAAAAGAAAGTCCGGTTATTCACTTCCTGAAGATTCGTGGAGGTATCTCAAAAGTGGGTGAAGTTAACTTGCCGGGCACTTACGGTGCTTATCAGTTGCAGAGAACCTACTCTCAACAGGCAGGCTTTCCATATGGAAGTTTACCCGGATTTGGGCTGGATAACAGAATCGTTTCAGACGATCTGAAACCGGAAATGACCAACCAATATGAGTTTGGTTTTGATATGAACTTGTTTGAACGAGATTTAGTAACAGCAGCTTTTACATACTATCACTCTACCACATCTGACCAAACGGTTAGCACAGGGATTTCTTCTGCTTCCGGTGGAAGCTCCTACCTGACTAATGTTGGTGAAACAATGAGCCAGGGTATCGAAACCGAATTGAAAGTAACTCCGATCAGAAATGACGATTGGGATGTAACTTTTGGTGTTAACTATACCTATCTGGATAACAAAGTCGTAAGTATCAATGGAGACTTGATCAACCAGATTGCGTTATCGTCCTATGGAGATGGATCGGGGTCCTATGCTAAAGCAGGATATGCATTTCCTGTGATCATGGGTCTGGATTATTACAGGGATCCAGAAGGTCATGTCATTGTAGACAGAGAATCTGGATTGCCAACAAAAGATCCAAATCTTAAAGTGTTGGGGAATGCTGTAGCGAAAAACAGATTGGGATTGGACTTTAATGTTAGCTATAAGGGAATAACCCTTGCGGGATTATTTGAATACAGAGGCGGATATGATATGTATTTCGGAGGCGGTAATACTTATGACTGGGCAGGTACCGGTATTCAAACAACAATTTTTAACAGAGGAAGATTTGTATTCCCGAATTCTGTTTATGAAGATCCAGATAATCCGGGAACATATATTAAAAACACGAACATAACCATTACAGACGGAAATGGTAACTCCGGGTATTGGACAGACGATTTAAACAGAGCAGTTTCTTCAAACTATGTTTCATCCGGTGCATTTTGGAAATTGCGTGAATTGAGCCTTTCTTATGATTTGCCAAGAAGCTTATTAAAGAAAACTAAGGCAATTAAGAAGTTGACTATAAGTTTACAAGGGCGCAACCTCTTTATTTGGTTGCCTAAAACCAACTTATATACAGACCCTGAATATAGTGAAGTGGCAAGTACAAGTAACGGTGTAGGTATTACCGGAATCAGCTCTGCACCTCCTTCAAGATATTATGGTGGAACAATTTCAATCACATTCTAA